In a genomic window of Punica granatum isolate Tunisia-2019 chromosome 6, ASM765513v2, whole genome shotgun sequence:
- the LOC116211835 gene encoding cyclin-P3-1, which translates to MGTLASDVDDLTSDIHLSLGLMDLGKKVIGSPQVITLLSSFLEISVQKNERLLETAQIKNTFTVFHGMRAPTLSIRHYIDRVFKYFGCSPSCFVIAQVYVDRFLKGTDGHLTSLNVHRLLITSIMVAAKFIDDAFFNNAYYAKVGGVSTFELNRLEMKFLFGINFRLYVSVDTFRSYCLQLEKGASSEGLPIERPIRACRVKQNWSATASDESTCASTVAR; encoded by the exons ATGGGGACTTTGGCATCTGACGTGGATGACCTAACCTCAGACATTCACCTCTCATTGGGCCTTATGGATTTGGGCAAAAAAGTTATTGGATCTCCTCAGGTCATAACCCTCCTCTCTTCATTCCTTGAAATATCTGTGCAAAAGAATGAGAGGCTACTGGAGACAGCACAAATTAAGAACACTTTTACTGTATTCCACGGTATGAGAGCGCCAACTTTGAGCATTCGCCATTACATCGATCGGGTATTCAAGTACTTTGGTTGCAGCCCATCGTGTTTCGTCATTGCACAAGTTTACGTGGATAGATTCCTTAAAGGAACTGATGGTCACTTGACTTCTCTGAATGTCCATCGGCTTTTGATAACAAGTATTATGGTAGCAGCAAAATTTATTGATGACGC ATTCTTTAATAACGCATACTATGCGAAGGTAGGAGGAGTAAGCACATTTGAGCTCAACCGGCTGGAGATGAAGTTCCTATTCGGAATCAATTTCAGGCTTTATGTCAGCGTAGACACATTTAGATCATACTGTCTGCAGCTGGAGAAAGGAGCTTCTTCTGAAGGGCTCCCTATTGAGAGGCCGATTAGGGCCTGTAGGGTAAAACAGAATTGGTCTGCTACTGCCAGTGATGAATCCACTTGTGCCTCCACAGTTGCCAGATGA